One Nerophis lumbriciformis linkage group LG19, RoL_Nlum_v2.1, whole genome shotgun sequence DNA segment encodes these proteins:
- the pcdh10b gene encoding protocadherin-10b isoform X3, producing MIAFWIVLCVMEGVLAQIRYSVPEEADHGTLVGNIAEDLGLDLTKLASRHFQVVPSSRTSYLEVNLENGVLFVNEKIDREQICKQSASCQLNMEVFLEDPLELFRVEIEVADINDNPPSFPEADITVEISESATPGTRFPLESAVDPDVGSNSLRAYDMTTNNYFRLDVHSQADGTKFAELVLEKPLDREQQAAHRYVLTAVDGGQPPRTGTALLVVKVLDSNDNVPVFQQPVYGVELAENAPAGTLVIQLNATDLDEGANGDVVYSFSNHISNRVKDLFSIDARTGRVEVRGEVDFEESGIYQIFVQAKDMGPNAVPAHCKVLVTVTDLNDNPPEITFSTVTESVSEKAPPGTVIALLSVTDLDAEENGQIGVEILGDVPFKLKSSFKNYFTIVTDGLLDREQADSYSVTVVARDKGSPSLTTSKSIRVQVSDDNDNAPTFSQNVYDVYVTENNVPGAYIHAVTALDPDVGQNALISYSILECDIQGMSVKTYVSINEETGYLYALRSFDYEQLKEFMFMVQAQDAGSPELSTNATVKVIIVDQNDNAPLVLAPVGKNGTAEEPLPRSAEPGYLVTRVVAMDADDGENARLSYSIRRGNENGMFRMDWRTGELRTARRVSAKRDPHRLYDLLVEVRDHGQPPLSSSTGILVVLVDSVAEGRGGGVRGGGAKAKESSLDLTLILIIALGSVSFIFLLVMIVLAVRCQKDKKLNFYTCLTSDCCLGCRSCCSRHGRARKKKLSKSDIMLVQSAVNVSGAGTVQVPVEESGSFGSSHPNQNYCYQEHGHRTQPVWGLGDRLHGPAA from the exons ATGATCGCGTTCTGGATAGTCTTGTGCGTCATGGAAGGGGTCCTGGCTCAGATCCGCTACTCCGTGCCGGAGGAGGCGGACCACGGCACCTTGGTGGGGAACATCGCCGAGGACTTGGGACTGGACCTGACCAAGCTGGCGTCCCGTCACTTCCAGGTCGTGCCCAGCTCCCGGACGTCGTACTTGGAAGTCAACCTGGAGAACGGAGTCCTGTTCGTGAACGAGAAGATCGACCGAGAGCAAATCTGCAAGCAGAGCGCCAGCTGCCAGCTCAACATGGAGGTGTTCCTGGAGGACCCTTTGGAGCTTTTCCGAGTGGAAATCGAGGTGGCAGACATTAACGACAACCCGCCGAGCTTCCCGGAGGCGGACATCACGGTGGAGATCTCCGAAAGCGCCACGCCAGGCACGCGCTTCCCGCTGGAGAGCGCCGTGGATCCCGACGTGGGCTCCAACTCTTTACGCGCGTACGACATGACCACCAACAACTACTTCCGCTTGGACGTGCACAGCCAGGCGGACGGGACCAAGTTCGCCGAGCTGGTGCTGGAGAAGCCGCTGGACCGGGAGCAGCAGGCGGCTCACAGGTACGTGCTGACGGCGGTGGACGGCGGCCAGCCTCCGCGCACTGGAACCGCGCTGCTGGTCGTTAAAGTTTTGGACTCAAACGACAACGTGCCCGTCTTCCAGCAGCCCGTTTACGGCGTGGAGCTAGCGGAAAACGCGCCCGCGGGCACGCTCGTCATCCAGCTGAACGCCACCGACCTGGACGAGGGTGCGAACGGAGACGTCGTCTACTCCTTCAGCAACCACATCTCCAACCGCGTCAAGGACCTGTTCAGCATCGACGCGCGCACGGGCCGCGTGGAAGTGCGCGGCGAGGTGGACTTTGAGGAGAGCGGCATCTATCAGATTTTCGTCCAAGCCAAGGACATGGGACCCAACGCCGTGCCCGCCCACTGCAAAGTCCTGGTCACCGTCACGGACTTGAACGACAACCCCCCAGAGATCACCTTCAGCACTGTCACTGAGTCCGTGAGTGAAAAAGCACCGCCCGGTACTGTAATTGCTTTGCTGAGTGTGACAGACCTGGACGCAGAAGAGAACGGACAGATCGGCGTGGAGATCCTAGGCGACGTCCCCTTTAAGTTGAAATCATCATTTAAGAACTATTTCACTATCGTGACCGACGGACTGCTGGACAGGGAGCAGGCTGACTCCTATTCGGTGACGGTGGTCGCCAGGGATAAAGGGTCACCCTCGCTGACCACAAGCAAGTCAATCAGAGTCCAAGTGTCAGACGATAACGACAACGCGCCCACGTTCTCGCAAAATGTATATGATGTGTACGTTACGGAGAACAATGTGCCAGGCGCTTACATTCACGCTGTGACGGCTTTGGACCCAGACGTAGGACAGAATGCTCTCATTAGTTATTCCATACTAGAGTGTGACATCCAGGGCATGTCTGTCAAAACCTATGTGTCCATCAACGAGGAGACCGGGTACCTCTACGCGCTCAGGTCTTTTGACTACGAACAACTGAAGGAGTTTATGTTCATGGTTCAGGCCCAAGACGCTGGCAGCCCAGAGCTGTCTACAAACGCCACGGTCAAAGTCATCATCGTGGACCAGAACGACAACGCCCCCCTCGTGTTGGCCCCAGTGGGGAAGAACGGCACCGCAGAGGAGCCTTTACCCCGCTCCGCTGAGCCGGGGTACCTGGTGACGCGTGTCGTGGCGATGGATGCCGATGATGGCGAGAACGCCAGGCTCTCCTACAGCATCCGTAGAGGAAACGAGAACGGCATGTTCAGGATGGACTGGAGGACTGGGGAACTTCGCACAGCAAGGCGGGTGTCAGCTAAGAGAGACCCGCACAGGCTGTACGACCTGCTGGTTGAGGTCAGAGACCACGGTCAGCCTCCGTTGTCCTCCAGCACCGGCATACTTGTGGTGTTGGTGGACAGCGTGGCGGAGGGTCGAGGTGGCGGCGTCCGAGGAGGCGGCGCCAAGGCCAAAGAAAGCAGCCTGGACCTGACCCTCATCCTCATCATCGCCTTAGGCTCGGTCTCCTTCATCTTCCTGCTGGTCATGATCGTGCTGGCTGTGCGCTGTCAGAAGGACAAAAAACTCAACTTCTACACCTGCCTGACTAGTGACTGCTGCTTGGGCTGCCGCTCCTGCTGCTCGCGGCACGGCCGGGCACGCAAGAAGAAGCTTAGCAAATCTGACATCATGTTGGTGCAAAGTGCCGTGAATGTCAGTGGGGCGGGCACGGTCCAAGTCCCCGTGGAGGAGTCAGGCAGCTTTGGCTCCAGCCATCCAAACCAGAACTATTGTTACCAG GAGCACGGGCACCGAACACAACCCGTGTGGGGCCTTGGTGACCGGTTACACGGACCAGCAGCCTGA